GAAAACagtgtaattttatttatttatttcatttcagATTCCCATGATGCATCCTCCGTAAAAATCCAATATTTCATTCCCCACTGCCGTCCCATTCGGGGTGAATAGCAGTCGAATAACTTTAAATCAAATTCGCAGCCATTATAAACTCATCGTAAAATTAATTGCATTCGTCCGTTCTCTCTGGCGGCGACGGCGCAGTCATCTTACCAACTTCAAGTCCCTCTTGGAAGTCGGACCCCGGTCATCGAGCTAACTGAAGTGTGGCGAACTTGCTGCGACGAGATTGGCGCTACCGGTCTTTACTTTGCATGTATTAATCGAATGCGGCTTTTTTTTTGGATATTCCGTCTCATATCCGTCTGTCCCGAAAGTGTTTATTAAGCTCATCAGTCCGGGGAAGACTATCTTTGCCGCAGACTTAATTACCATCTTTCGAAGATTCACTTAATTGATTcgttttgagcatgttttgatGGTCTGCTTGCGTTTGATTGATTTTGGGATTTGAGAAGCTGAGTCTTCTTGTTTTACTTCTCTCTCTGGTCAAGAAAGTTGGCAATGTCCTTAGCCGTATTGTTGAACTGAGGTCGGTAGATCCGCGGtagattttcttaaaatattttttaggtatacaactgttaaaaaatctacaaaatcatCTACCATATTAatcatacacaaaaaaaactatggtAGAAAAGTATTCACCGCGTTCAATTTAGGACGCCATCgaataatttcaagaaaatctatcGCAGTTGATCCAAATCAGTTTAACATTTCCACTCTTGCGTACATTTTTTCTCTGGGCGAAACAGTGAGCAAGAGAGTAACTATTATTTCTTCAGTTTGTTCTCGAATTCTCTGCTGTTAACGGGAGCAAACAGCAGAGAATTCGAGAACAAACTGAAGAAATAAGAGTTACTCTGAGCTAGAGAGAATGTGAATAATAGAGAACATGGCAAGGGAAACGCGAGTCCTAAAAGAGTTGCTCTTTTGCTTactgtcaaaattccagcaACACTTAACTCGtaagggttcgttcaaaaattacgtccatatTAGACAGGAATCACCCTTAtgttgaaatatcaaaatatttgtaattgtctgctctacaactttgtagaacattgttacactctaaaaaataaccctgcaaagttagaaaaaacacgaaattttaaaatgaaaaattttgttctaaatgaaaaatgggtcaatgtagattcgagaagtttttaaaacttttaaagtgtttctttcgatgaaaaatacgttatttttcggaattctgagtacgccatcaaatcgggctaattttacataaaagtccctttgacaccaaattttttttaagcttcatcatcccggtacaaGAATCGAAACTcatgacctctggattggaaacccagcacgccgctagtcgaaacccatcccctaccggtcagtttTCCCAGTTAGCACATTtgctcttttaagggatctgactttgccgagccagacaggaggcgaacccatcaccttccgcttacaaggcgaaacccggtTATGGTTTTCACGGCCAAGTTAGCTCGGTTTGGTTATCACGGCCACGTTAGCTcggaaaaaaaatgctatctcaattgggtcctaaaatgaagcttagattgctgatattattgtttacagcaataaagcttatttttctgagtacaatgaccctttgtacgaccacaaagagtttagaatggatttttaaatcaattttgaaaaattaacctcgcggtccttcttgacagaaaaggtcctacttgacagttctttccaagggaaccatagttgatcgatcgaaaaaatgttgtcttgccgatatttttttttgcgttaaaatgaaaaaaagtgatcagaaatggtttttaatcgtgttttttaccgttgtacataaaaatttacatagggctttagtacccaattattgaaaaacacctcttttttcgcatgttcaaaaattaaaggggtcgtaccacccctcctttttacattttttcatgtgTGTTTTGGCGATTggctttttgatattttttgacacgttgttttcattttttctgagcatgaattcaagcaaaacaatttatgtgggccaatgtcgaagtgtaaacaaagagcctgtcctgctcgttcctaatgtaaacatcaactgacgtgagcaggacagactctttgtttacacttcgacattggcctaattacattgttttgcttgaatttgccCCAATGTTTTGAACTGTTCACGCAGTTTGTTTTGGAATCAATTCACATTTCCATTTTATCTACATTGTATAGACACTTCATTATGATTCCACAAATCACTTGAAATTCAAGAGAAATTAAATATAGATTCATGTGAAATGACACATATTCATgtgttttgatattgaattgACAGCTAGTTTTGGTGCCGAAAATTCatgtgttttgcgattgattttTAAGTGAAATGTTATGCTGGGCCAGTTCATGTGTGAAACACCTCAATAAGTTGTgaaagttttgctcagtgtaacATTTAGTCAAACAGTGCAGACTCACTAGttcgaataaaacaaaaaacatgaaatcgaACAACTGACTGGTAATTTTTGGCATTTATTTTAGTAGAATAATTCTACTAAATCAAATgccaaaattgttctgatcagTTCATCGTCTTTTGTTATAATAAAAGACCAAATCCATCACTAAAATATGTTTATGATTATTTACTTTGTCGTGAGTATTTTCGTTGCAAATTAGTTGAAATACAAAGCATAGATAAATATTCTCTACCAATaacagcaagaaaaaaaatagggcaACCTCCTTTTTTCCCAAGGATTTTCAGGACAAAATATCCTTGAACTTTACAGGGAGAATCGAATCCTTCCAAAACGAACACAAAAACAGAAACGTCGCCCAGCAGTGTGACACAAACGCGCACACACAACCAGGAACAGGAAGGAAAAGAACAAGGAGTTGCGGACTGTTTCACAACACAATCGTGCCTCCCCCACCAACCAAGTCGCACTAGCTCGTTAGGTGACCACTGCCGGATCTTCGCAGTTTCGACAAAATTGACGACCCGAGGCAACCCATTTCACAACCGATTCCCACCAGCTGGCCATCGAATGATTAATCTAATCAGAGCGAATTTCTTGCATAATTTCAACGATTTATCTATGGCGCATGCCATCTCGCTCGCACCACCAGCCCAGAAATGGTTTGTTTTGTGAATGACAAGATGGAATCAATGGTTCCTTCTCACTCCCACCCACTACACCCACCCCTACCAGAGAGGAGCCCTTTCACTCtttaaaaccaataaaaaaaatattttccttgcCTGGCAAAGACCAACTTTTTAAATCgtaattttaacccaaaataaaacatcaaatcaagacaaacccATAATAAATCAACCCATAACGGCTTCCTACCTGCTTTTACTTCACTCCTAATCCGAATCCGATCCTGGAAAGTGGTGGAATTTAGCACAAATTGCAACACTGAACACAGGCACTGAAAAACACTTTTGCACAGCTCGAACTGACACTTTACGaataaaaattagtctttttttCCTCCCTCTTCACACCGTTCGTCTCTGTCACGCGCACACGCTGTGTTTGCTGTTTTGATGGTGGCGTCTCGCTTGCGCTGACTgcatgtcgtcgtcgtcgtcgtcgatttatttttatttttaggttttgacagtttgctttttttttattgacagcTGACAGTTAGGGAACGCAGTGAAGATGGCTGCCATGTAAAAAGGCAGAAACGGAGTGCGTTCAATGTCGGGTTTCACCATAATGAACCCTGGAGCGGACAACGATTAGGACAAAATTAGTAGTAAAATAAGAATTGTTTAGGTCTAGGTTTAGGTGCTGTCAAACGAACGTGGTTTTACTGTTCTCAAATGAACTGGCCTTACTGTAATTCAACATTCAAATTATTCTACTTTACGGTGAAGAATGGCCACATTTCGGTTTAAGTCACCTTAATTGTCTATTGAATCTATCGAAAATGTTAATATTTAACTGCCAGTTGTTTCAAATCAAGAGTTCAAAAGATCTATCTAACAAGTCGATGgccgtgtgctctcttgtacaaagcttgctgggattcccatctagatagaacaagagagcacacacGCATCGACGTGTTATTCCGGTAACCcgatctaaagttttttttcgaattgaaagtaatttttaagaaaagaatACATCTACCATGCATTtgtgaataaaataaaactgcGGAATGAAATTTGCGGATTGagacaaaatctaaaaaaggtTTCCCATTTCGAGTTTAGAGCTGCATCCTGAAACATAACCAATCATTTACTATTGTTATTGGCAATgattcttttgaaaatgttcattCTTGAAGACTGAGATAGCAAGGAGATATCTagattttttattaggtcctataaacatatgaaacacaacagtttataggaattttcaaaaaaaaaaacaactcttgATATGAAGTCTTACAAAGCTGTTTACATTGACATGCCTAACAACTTTATACACGTTtataaaaatccagaaattattctaaaatgtaacattttcttaaaCTACCCACCTGTCAATACAACTTTCATAAAATTGATCCAATGTTCAATAGTGTTAAAATAAGTTTCGAAAGATTTTAAAGCTCCGTTAATCAAGACGAATCTTCAACTTCGGAGTAGCGATAGGGGCGaaataagctttgaaaaatatatattcaaaaCGGCCTATACTGTAAAGAATAAAAAAGAACGCGACATTTTTCTTAGCTCACTTTTCAATTTCTTCTATTGATTTGCATTAAAATCTttgcaagagaaaaaaaatctcacgtacacgtaaaatttaaaacagtttGTGACAGTAGTATAACAGGAATAatatataaagcattttgtgatactttttacatgaactatttaaaatcatgtttcaattatTGCTACAAATATCAGCACGAGCGCcacaaaaatcgaatgactagcctaattttccaaatttagaAACAAAATGCTTTTGACattataattcaattttttttgtgtttattagaatttaacagttctgctccaggatgttacatttgcaattcagagatttggagaaccttttaactgagatcaattcaaaagcctttacagggagggtacatgtttttacgtttagattttgctagctgagtgctcttttagggaaaataatttttgagaattgacattataataattttgttgctagcaataattttcaaaataccatcataaggggtgacattgggtagtaaaaaaaaacctttgtgaTGGAACATGGAAGttatacaaataaacaaaaataaaatatgttttaagtaAATGTTGCACGTGATtctggagcttttttttttttttttgaaaaggtccaataaaccaaatttccagtttttgcgttttgggtgtttttgaaacagccttgagtcaggggtattaaaaaacacccaaaaagcaaaaacttaaaatttgggtttttggaccttttaaaaaaacacacgaATTTTAACTAATCCTtcgttgaaaaattcaaaattcaatgttATCAAATTACTCTGATCCACCCTATTATCAGCAAAGTCTCTCCCGATATTCTCTCAATCATAGATAACTAGCTCTCCTGCTCAAACTCTCTTTTTCCCACTGAAAGCCGAACATTACCGATGTGGCGCGTGGCATGGGATGACAACAACTGCTTGAGCGGTGGATGGCTCTATTTTGGGTCtagactgaaaaaaatgttcttcaaGCGATTAGTAATTCAAACATTGTTCAAACCAATtctatattgcatttttttttcctggtttTATATGGTCAAAACACCGCCAACAACCCTATCGTTTTCCCCCCTATCCAAGCGGAATCAACCCGCCCTGCAATACACTTCTAGAACGGGAAGAATCGACAACGACGCCAgaccgcgtcgtcgtcgtcgtcatcgcgaCGCCTCACTTCAGTTGGTATCGCGCGCTTGTTGGAGAAAGGTGTTCTCGTACAACCCTCGGTCGTGGAAACTGCTCGCGCATGTGAGCTTCCGCTTCttttctgttgttgttgtaaCTACCCCTCTGGAATAACCCTCCTGAAGTTGGTATGGAATAACTTACCCCTCTTCTTATCGAGGAAGATATTGGGTGAATCATTACGTGCCTTTTTCGTGGGTTTGAACGAAGATTTGAAGCACTTTCAGTGAAGAAACCTCAAGTCGAAGGTATATTATCACCTCTTACGAGGTGTACCGAGAGTGGTCTAAGTGTTCTAGATCGTAGAGATGTGTTAATTGGAAGAGTGTACAAAGTGCCGTTCGAGATGGAGTGAGACTCGTTGCGAAGTAGTCACGCAAGCAATTCTTCCTGCGTAATACCTCGGGGCGCATAATCCCAGCGATGACCTCCAAAGTGCTACCGTTTCTGTTCAGCCTGCTGGTGTCGGTCCTACCGCTCTCCGTAGTGCCCTGCCCGGGGGTCTCCACCAACGAGGTCCACCTGGACTGCGACGAGGCGGCCAAAGCCAACCATCGGGAGTCCCTGAAAACGACAACCCCCCTGACGGAGTACTTCAAGGAGCACGAGGTCAGCGAGTCCGAATCGCGAGCGGCGCTGGACGCGCTCGATCTGGACCAGATCGCGCGAGTTCCTGCCTGGTGTGACGAGTGTAGCGCCGAGAAGATTCACTTTTGCCACTCGGCGGCGTTCATCAACGATCACTGCTGCTGCGAGCATCGGCATGCTAGGGGTGAGTTTCGACCGATGGTGCTGGCGCCACCGGTTCTGACCTAGTTATCCAATTGAGTGCAACCGGGAGAAGGATTCTCGGTGCAGCTGATGACTCAACTTGGAGGGTGGGTTATGATGTTGGCAAAGGACTTGCGTCCTGAAGCAAAAAGAAAACTCAAGGAAAGCGTTGAAATTACCTCATGTCACGGCATCGTCCGGCACTCCCATGAATCATAATTGGATTGGATGGGATTGCTGGTAATAGAGTTGAAACGCGTTGAATTCAATCGTTTGAGATTAGGTCCGAATTGTTTTACCCTTGGGTTATGGTCACTGTGGTTTAATGAAGCAGAAATTATCAGCGACTAAATCTTTATGAAATTAACCACGAATTCGTGAGTAAGTATTTCATATGGAGTCAATTTAGTGATCTCAAAAGCATGTGGCTTACTAAAATGTTCTTTATTTCGAAGTTAGTTTTAGCTGCATAAATTACGAAAACAAAAAGGTTTatgttaacggtgcacatcaatcaAAGCTTTTTGCGCCAAGATTTCGGTTAcacacattttagtatcttaaaaactacgggaactatcgagaCAATGACTGtctacaacaaagtttgactattttacaaTCATATTCTTGCAGGAATGGTTTCgtactgtgcacccttaaattaaaaagaaaatcttAGCCATTTCAAcgaatgattttttgaagatttaatgGTAGTCATTTACGCCTCATTATTGTTAGAGTCTGATTCTGAGCTTTAGATTTTTTAACCTGTACTTTAAAACCAGAATGAaggaatttacaaaaaagtgcaattacataatttcaggtttttttttttaatttgatatgtAGATAAATAAATCTCTATACTTTAAAGTTATTAAATGTAGTAGAAAAACAGAAGCTTTTACATCAATTCCAATATACaaaaataccgtcatcaggggtgacattgggtctggaggtcagattgggtcatacaaaaaagcaaaaaattgtataaagaaatctcacccccagacccattATCATTCCTGATGAGGCTACaatcaattcaataaaaaaaataggaagcACAAGAAAAACTTCGAAAATACGGGATTGCCTCAAAGACCGAAACTCAATAGGTAGAATCTCGAAAGGTCCAAATTCAAAAGGCGGAATTTTACTTTACCTCAGAGAGcaaaaccccaaaaaaaatTCGAAGTAATAAAAGCACTACTTATACCTTTCCGCCTTCCGGGCACGGTATGCCTTATGAGGTTCGGCCTTTTGAGCGTTCAAACCTTATGAAAATTCCGTTTTTAGAGTAATTCGGCCTGTTGAATTTCGGCCTTTCGTGATTCGGCCTTTCGTAGGAGACCCAAAAATGCTGCTCTGATCATTTCAAAGCATACTAAATCCCAGGGCCTCGGCGAGGGGCTAGGAAACGCAGCCGAACAACATTGACAAGCGTTTGTTTACTAACATGATAAGTTTTGCAGAAGGtttgaaaaatagtattttttgcaattccgtcgtaaaacgacttacttttcctgtcacttTTGAGAGAacgaatcgaatagcaacacttttcaaactaaatgctgaaaagttctacttttcagcactgaaatggatgctgaaaagttgaactcttCAGCacaagtaacacttttcattattttttcatttaaacgaTTAACTGACAAAATAGATGAATATatgacttataatttcactcaatgggtgtttttcggaattgcaaaaaatattgtatggaactcgttgcaaaacttgattttttcagcactcgtcgtatttatccaactcggtgaacttcgttggataaatgtacgactcgtgctaaaaaatcttctttttgcaactccgagacaccctttgaatggaatttttagTCAAATGCCCATGTGTTCAgtcaattcaccgttcaaatcaaaacaatattgaataatattactttttaatacaagtgctgaaatgttcaacttttcagcatcctttccagtgctgaaaagtataacttttcagaCCTAGTATCGAACTtatcgattctgttatttttggtacagccGTTTCGTCATTCGAGAATTACAGTAAAagaaagtagtttcacgacggaattggaAAAATTACCTTATTGGTAAAATATCTATACTAGCATCACCTTCTTCCCTTCTATTGTGTACAGATTTTCCATACAATGAGATGCCATAAAttgggacagggttgccaaatcttcaaatattgaaaaggtCTTACGTTTATCTATCCAGCGATGTTATAATGTGATGGTACActtaaaccccgatggtttgacaccaactgttgtcgaACAAACGggttcactttttagtttgacactcctagtgtgcgtgagcaccgtgtaaaagtagacagttcgtcactttttagtttggctttgaccaaccaacggggtacaaactaaaaaagtgtcaaacgaaaaagtgaccaaccaccgtgGGATGAGTGTATTTGAGTTTACTTCTGGTCACTTATCTAACTTCCAAATATATACGAAAACATTTGTATACTTATTTCTCAAACAAGTTATCGAAGCAATTCAATAGCAACGTATGGGACACTAAAACAAGTCAAATGTAACCATTTTGACTCACATCGGTTCATctagtgccgagaaaacttagTGACAATTTTGATCGCATCCGTACACACAGATAGACAAacttttgttcagttttcgattctgagtcgataggtttaCACGATGTTGGGTGTCcgaccttttttgaaaataccatTTGTAGGGCAGAAccatacacattaaaaaaatgtgtaaatttggaagctttaattttggaaggttgaatattacctcttttatgatgtaatttttcctcaatttagactgaaaaagtggcattacaccagaaaagtggtaaaattacacattttcagaggtaaaattacacatttttctgacataaaagatgtacccctttccaggtgtaatattaccatgatattttttctgtgtagccttATTTAAGTAAAGAAGGTGAAAGTTTGTTCGTGTGGGACAAAtccttaatattttaaatgaaatggaagAGATtgctttttacaaaaaaaaactaacttaatccacctatgtgctTGACGCTGAtatgattgattttttgttcctttttcttcttttcttagatcggaataaaaaagtacagaaatatTACTAAAGTGATCATTACTTCagccagggatgccagatcttcaaacttttagaCATATCGGAATGATTTTTCATCACTGATTAGGTGTCCGGACATAGTTGACATacttttaagtgagatctgaccttaaaaagtacatacatgtcacttaagtggtcataacttcaaacagggttgccagatctcaatgttttggactcgttggaaaggtttttcgataacctGATCaccgatgggtcggatgatggatccggacaaagtttacatgcATGTTAGTTAGATCCGAATATAtgtgaaaaatgtgaaataagcTGTGAATACTACTTCTcagaacttcaaaaaaaaaagtttaactatgggaccctaaaccgagTCGAATGAGACCATTTTGGCTTAAATCGGTTCATCCAGTGCTAAGATAATTGAGTGAGTTTATTgatcacatacacacacacatacacacatacatttgtttagtttttgaatctgagtcgatatgtagaCATGAAGGTGGGTATTCGAGTATTAATAACAAGttcattttagagcaggattatagcctttcctcagtgaggaaggcaaaaaaccaaATTAACGAAAAGATTGTTTGCTCAATTCAGGGTCACTGAACTCTTACGCTGTACGATCTAGGTGCACAGAAAGGACCTCAAACGACCAAACATAGAGTAGAGTGCGTCCCTTCATACTTTCAATGACTACCACTCCGCACCGCAACCTGTATGACCTGTGACAGTTTTAATCGCCTCTTTGCTGTACCTTATTGAGAGGGTCGCAGTCATATGGCCAAGAGCGGGACTGCCTCGTCTTCAACATCAAGAAGCGTTCAATTCGCATTTCGCCGATGATTTCGCCTCACTGATTTCAACCTTCTCGGCAGCTTTTAGTTGACATCTTTAAGTTCCAGACACTTCGAGGCGATTTTGCATGACAATACTGCCAAATGTGTCTTTCGGAGCATATTTGAAACGGTCCACAGTTATGGCAGAAGGGCGGCTGCCAGTCAGGAAACGTGAATGATTCACCTTTTGAGTCAATATCGAACTGGGGTTTGCTCTTTTGCGTACTTTATGTACACATTACTAGGAAGGCTTATCTCGGTCGATTTGCATGACAATATTTACATTCAACTCGGGTTGACTTTGTCCTTTTTTGGAACTGTAACAAATTCAAT
This is a stretch of genomic DNA from Culex pipiens pallens isolate TS chromosome 1, TS_CPP_V2, whole genome shotgun sequence. It encodes these proteins:
- the LOC120424046 gene encoding uncharacterized protein LOC120424046, with product MTSKVLPFLFSLLVSVLPLSVVPCPGVSTNEVHLDCDEAAKANHRESLKTTTPLTEYFKEHEVSESESRAALDALDLDQIARVPAWCDECSAEKIHFCHSAAFINDHCCCEHRHARDKLPWIPHTCYLGKERCQPHTSSCSKYREIRECCCDRLLIAEYKMKFSAGTRPFGGLAATMASWIVSTAILTTNTAIRFGWDS